The genomic segment TGGCACGGCCAAAGGCAGTTCGACGCGTGGCGCGCGCGCCGGATTGATCCAGATGATTCGCGCCGTTCGCGCAGGTAAAAGTGCGGCCTTCACTGTTGATGGGCCTCGCGGGCCGATTTATGTCGCCAAACCCGGAGCATTATTGTTGGCGGCAAAAGCCAGTGCCCCAATCCTTCCCTTTTCCATTTCCCTGGATCGCTGCTGGCGGCTGAAAAGCTGGGATCGGATCGAAATTCCCAAACCGTTTGCGCGCGCGATCGTCGTCATCGGTCAGCCAATTCATGTTGATGACGCCAACGATGAAGCTGAGCTGGAACGTTTTCAGCGCGCACTGGAAAAGGTGCGCGATCAGGGAGAAACCTTGCTTGCCGCTTACCGGCCTCAGGCGACGCAACAGCAAGACTGACTCGGTTGACAAACCTCTGATCGAAAATATAATTACGCCCCTTATCGCGGCGTCAG from the Acidobacteriota bacterium genome contains:
- a CDS encoding lysophospholipid acyltransferase family protein; amino-acid sequence: MLTVQHTANDTQDESMDERLYSFAKLDQYAFKQRFIIRLVGFLLYWLIRCIGITMKFEVVGWEHHTENEPLVYCFWHNRIPTATYFWRRRGIVVMSSQSFDSEYIARFIQRFGYGTAKGSSTRGARAGLIQMIRAVRAGKSAAFTVDGPRGPIYVAKPGALLLAAKASAPILPFSISLDRCWRLKSWDRIEIPKPFARAIVVIGQPIHVDDANDEAELERFQRALEKVRDQGETLLAAYRPQATQQQD